In a genomic window of Myotis daubentonii chromosome X, mMyoDau2.1, whole genome shotgun sequence:
- the LOC132224986 gene encoding eukaryotic peptide chain release factor subunit 1-like yields MADGPTAADRNVEIWKIKKLIKSLEAARGNGTSMISLIIPPKDQISRVAKMLADEFGTVFNIKSRVNRLSVLGAITSVQQRLKLYNKVPPNGLVVYCGTIVTEEGKEKKVNIDFEPFKPINTSLYLCDNKFHTEVLTTLLSDDSKFGFIVIDGSGALFGTLQGNTREVLHKFTVDLPKKHSRGGQSALRFARLRMEKRHNYVRKVAETAVQLFISGDKVNVAGLVLAGFADFKTELSQSDMFDQRLQSKVLKLVDISYGGENGFNQAIELSTEVLSNVKFIQEKKLIGRYFDEISQDTGKYCFGVEDTLKALEMGAVEILIVYENLDIMRYVLHCQGTEEEKILYLTPEQAKDKSHFTDKETGQEHELIESMPLLEWFANNYKKFGAILEIVTDKSQEGSQFVKGFGGIGGILRYRVDFQGMEYQGGDDEFFDLDDY; encoded by the coding sequence ATGGCGGACGGCCCCACTGCTGCGGATAGGAACGTGGAGATCTGGAAGATCAAGAAGCTGATTAAGAGTTTGGAGGCGGCCCGTGGCAATGGCACAAGCATGATATCATTGATCATTCCTCCCAAAGACCAGATTTCACGAGTAGCAAAAATGTTAGCAGATGAGTTTGGAACTGTGTTTAACATTAAGTCACGAGTAAACCGCCTTTCAGTCCTGGGAGCCATTACATCTGTACAACAAAGACTCAAACTTTATAACAAAGTACCTCCAAATGGCCTGGTTGTTTACTGTGGTACAATTGTaacagaagaaggaaaggaaaaaaaagtcaacatTGACTTTGAACCTTTCAAACCAATTAATACATCATTGTATCTGTGTGACAACAAATTCCATACAGAGGTACTTACAACACTACTTTCAGATGACAGCAAATTTGGCTTCATTGTAATAGATGGTAGTGGTGCACTTTTTGGCACACTCCAAGGGAACACAAGAGAAGTCCTGCACAAATTCACTGTGGATCTCCCAAAGAAACATAGTAGAGGAGGTCAGTCAGCCTTGCGTTTTGCCCGTTTAAGAATGGAAAAGCGACATAACTATGTTCGGAAAGTAGCTGAGACTGCTGTGCAGCTGTTTATTTCTGGGGACAAAGTGAATGTGGCTGGTCTCGTTTTAGCTGGATTTGCTGACTTTAAAACTGAACTAAGTCAATCTGATATGTTTGATCAGAGGTTGCaatcaaaagttttaaaattagttgATATATCCTATGGTGGGGAAAATGGATTCAACCAAGCTATTGAGCTATCTACTGAAGTCCTCTCCAACGTGAAATTCAttcaagaaaagaaattaataggACGATACTTTGATGAAATCAGCCAGGACACGGGCAAGTACTGTTTTGGAGTTGAAGATACACTAAAAGCTTTAGAAATGGGAGCTGTAGAAATTCTAATAGTCTACGAAAATCTGGATATAATGAGATACGTCCTTCATTGCCAAGGCACAGAAGAGGAGAAAATTCTCTATCTAACTCCAGAACAAGCGAAGGATaaatcccatttcacagacaaagaGACAGGACAAGAACATGAACTAATTGAGAGCATGCCCTTGCTGGAATGGTTTGCTAATAACTACAAAAAATTTGGAGCTATATTGGAAATTGTCACAGATAAGTCACAAGAAGGATCCCAATTTGTGAAAGGATTTGGTGGCATTGGAGGTATCTTGCGGTACCGAGTAGATTTCCAGGGAATGGAATATCAAGGAGGAGACGACGAATTTTTTGACCTTGATGACTACTAG
- the LOC132224013 gene encoding LOW QUALITY PROTEIN: uncharacterized protein LOC132224013 (The sequence of the model RefSeq protein was modified relative to this genomic sequence to represent the inferred CDS: inserted 1 base in 1 codon; substituted 1 base at 1 genomic stop codon) gives MGQGSSTPLSLTVAHWKDVQNRGFNLSVSVKKGPWQTFCSSDWPALGVGWPADGTFDLSLIFAVKNKVFQSGSAGHPDQQPYIVVWQDLVQNPPLWLKPWLAPGTSRVLVARTPPTSQAKPPLVDSQADLLLLDSPPPYPSPLQPESPERPEPLALPAPRAEGPAQGTRSQRRRPTSPDSTDSIVACPLRPYGPPPPRGDDDETALLQPLQYWPFSSADLYNWKTNHPPFSEDPQRLTGLVESLMFSHQPTWDDCQQLLQTLFTTEERERILLEARKNAPGPDGRPTQLPHLMDAAFPLTRPDWDFNTAEGREHLKVYRQTLVAGLRGAARRPTNLAKVREVVQGPTEPPSVFLERLMEAFRRYTPFDPTSEEQKASVAMAFIGQSALDIKKKLQRLEGLQDFTLRDLVKEAEKVYHKRETEEEKEQRKEKEREEREEKREKREEKRLTRILAAAIGENKPQEKEKGRRAGNLGNRPPLGKNQCAYCKEEGHWKRECPKRLAKKALALQGDSDXRGRGSDPLPEPRVTLKVEGKPVNFLVDTGAQYSVLKKPLGPVSQKTSWVIGATGNKQYPWTTTRTVDLGAGRVTHSFLVIPECPAPLLGRDMLTKMGAQITFTPRGPTLTQHGEPITLLTLQLEDEHRLFEGKVQEDGRIAEWLQQYPEAWAETAGMGLAAERPPVVVELKSTATPIAVRQYPMAKEAWRGIKVHIQRLLHLGVLVKCQSPWNTPLLPVKKPGTDDYRPVQDLREVNKRVQDIHPTVPNPYNLLSAIPPSHVWYSVLDLKDAFFCLRLHPASQNIFAFEWRDPDSGMTGQLTWTRLPQGFKNSPTIFDEALHQDLAAFRADHPRVTLLQYVDDLLLAGATKEDCEAGTRALLLELSRLGYRASAKKAQICRRKVTYLGYALEGGKRWLTEARKSTVTQIPRPQTPRQVREFLGTAGFCRLWIPGFATLAEPLYPLTKQGNPFEWGEAHQKAFDNIKEALLSAPALALPDVAKPFTLFIDERKGVARGVLTQTLGPWKRPVAYLSKRLDPVARGWPGCLRAIAATALLVKDADKLTLGQKLTVVAPHALESIIRQPPDRWMSNARMTHYQSLLLNEDRVHFGAPVVLNPATLLPEVNPEGKEVLHSCHDILAEETGPRRDLKDSPLAGPQLTWFTDGSSYLHEGKRVAGAAVVDRDRTIWASSLPEGTSAQKAELIALTQALRLAEGRRANIFTDSRYAFATAHVHGAIYHQRGLLTSAGKEIKNKQEILDLLEAVHAPREVAIIHCPGHQKGTSETAVGNRKADAEARQAALGPRIFALAAGPTALQSGAPHYTPEEEEDLLKRPEKYHRDKFGVWRTTGEKMVVPREAATAYLRQLHRLTHLGVKHLCSTSRATGHYVRGLNRLAEEVAKQCKACQLVNIHPSQVGAGQRLRGDRPGSYWEVDFTEVKPARYGYKYLLVFVDTFSGWVEAFPTKRETATVVAKKXLRRHLPPVWNSKGNWIRQRSGLRCPGK, from the exons ATGGGCCAAGGAAGCAGCACCCCTCTGTCTCTTACAGTGGCGCATTGGAAAGATGTCCAGAATCGGGGATTCAACCTCTCCGTCAGCGTCAAGAAGGGTCCTTGGCAGACTTTCTGCTCATCTGACTGGCCAGCCCTAGGTGTAGGGTGGCCGGCGGATGGGACATTTGACCTATCTCTTATTTTTGCAGTAAAGAATAAAGTGTTTCAGTCGGGATCGGCGGGCCACCCGGACCAGCAGCCGTATATCGTTGTATGGCAGGACCTAGTCCAAAACCCTCCCCTTTGGTTAAAACCCTGGCTGGCGCCCGGTACCTCCCGGGTTCTCGTGGCCCGGACCCCTCCCACGAGCCAGGCAAAACCCCCTCTGGTTGACTCTCAAGCTGATCTTCTCCTCTtggactccccacccccttacCCTTCTCCTCTCCAGCCGGAATCGCCGGAGAGACCAGAGCCCTTAGCACTCCCTGCTCCCCGTGCAGAGGGACCGGCCCAGGGAACTCGGAGCCAAAGGAGACGTCCCACATCCCCAGATTCAACTGATTCAATTGTGGCCTGTCCGCTTCGGCCATACGGGCCCCCGCCCCCTCGCGGGGACGATGACGAGACGGCCCTGCTCCAGCCGCTCCAATACTGGCCCTTCTCCTCAGCGGACCTCTATAACTGGAAAACTAACCATCCTCCCTTTTCAGAAGACCCACAACGCTTAACAGGATTAGTCGAGTCCCTTATGTTCTCTCACCAGCCCACCTGGGATGACTGTCAGCAGCTACTTCAGACTCTCTTCACTACAGAAGAGAGGGAGCGGATTCTTCTGGAGGCTCGAAAGAACGCTCCCGGCCCCGACGGCCGGCCAACCCAGCTCCCCCATCTGATGGATGCAGCCTTTCCCTTGACCAGACCGGACTGGGATTTTAACACGGCAGAAGGTAGGGAGCACCTGAAGGTCTACCGCCAGACCCTAGTGGCCGGCCTCAGAGGGGCAGCACGGCGCCCCACAAATCTGGCTAAGGTAAGAGAGGTCGTCCAGGGGCCCACTGAACCGCCCTCCGTTTTTCTTGAGCGGCTGATGGAGGCGTTCAGGCGGTACACCCCCTTTGACCCCACCTCGGAGGAACAAAAAGCCTCGGTAGCCATGGCTTTCATAGGGCAGTCAGCTTTAGACATCAAAAAGAAGCTGCAGAGGCTTGAGGGGCTGCAAGACTTTACCCTCCGGGACCTAGTTAAGGAGGCAGAGAAAGTGTATCATAAGAGAGAGactgaggaagaaaaggagcagcgaaaagagaaggagagggaggaaagggaagagaagagggagaaaagggaagagaaaagactAACTCGTATCTTGGCCGCAGCGATAGGAGAAAATAAGCCgcaggagaaagagaagggaaggcgGGCAGGTAACCTGGGCAACAGGCCGCCGTTAGGCAAAAACCAATGTGCCTACTGCAAGGAGGAAGGGCATTGGAAGCGGGAGTGCCCGAAGAGACTAGCGAAAAAGGCGCTGGCACTTCAGGGAGATAGTGACTGAAGAGGTCGGGGCTCGGATCCCCTCCCCGAGCCTAGGGTAACTCTTAAGGTGGAGGGGAAGCCTGTTAACTTCCTGGTGGACACGGGAGCCCAGTATTCAGTTCTCAAGAAACCGCTAGGGCCGGTCTCCCAGAAGACCTCCTGGGTAATAGGGGCAACAGGAAATAAACAATACCCCTGGACCACCACCCGGACGGTGGATTTAGGCGCGGGAAGGGTGACTCATTCCTTCCTCGTAATACCAGAGTGCCCAGCCCCCCTTCTGGGGAGAGACATGTTAACTAAAATGGGGGCCCAGATCACCTTCACTCCACGAGGGCCGACCCTGACCCAACATGGGGAACCAATTACCCTCTTAACACTTCAACTCGAAGATGAACACCGGTTGTTTGAGGGCAAAGTCCAAGAGGACGGGAGGATAGCGGAATGGTTACAGCAATACCCTGAAGCTTGGGCTGAAACTGCGGGGATGGGCTTAGCTGCCGAACGGCCCCCTGTAGTAGTAGAACTTAAGTCTACCGCAACCCCGATTGCGGTGCGACAGTACCCCATGGCAAAAGAAGCCTGGAGGGGAATCAAGGTCCACATCCAACGTCTCCTACATCTAGGGGTCCTGGTCAAATGCCAATCTCCGTGGAACACTCCACTCCTCCCCGTAAAGAAACCGGGAACTGACGACTACCGGCCGGTGCAGGATCTGAGGGAGGTTAATAAGAGGGTACAGGACATACACCCCACGGTTCCCAACCCTTACAATCTCTTGAGTGCCATCCCTCCGTCTCACGTGTGGTATTCAGTTTTAGACttaaaggatgcctttttctGCCTACGGCTGCACCCTGCCAGTCAGAATATCTTCGCCTTCGAGTGGAGAGACCCTGACTCGGGGATGACAGGACAGCTGACCTGGACTCGGCTTCCCCAAGGATTCAAGAACTCCCCCACTATCTTCGACGAGGCCCTTCACCAAGACTTGGCTGCCTTCCGCGCGGACCACCCACGCGTCACTCTTCTCCAATACGTGGACGACCTCCTCCTCGCCGGAGCCACGAAAGAGGACTGTGAGGCAGGTACCAGAGCTTTGCTCTTAGAGCTCTCTCGTTTGGGGTACAGGGCCTCAGCCAAGAAGGCGCAGATATGTCGGCGGAAGGTAACCTATTTAGGATACGCCCTAGAAGGAGGGAAGAGATGGCTCACTGAGGCCCGGAAGAGTACAGTCACCCAGATTCCTAGGCCACAGACCCCCCGACAGGTACGCGAGTTCCTGGGGACGGCCGGATTCTGCCGCCTCTGGATTCCGGGTTTTGCAACCCTGGCGGAGCCCCTCTACCCGCTGACAAAGCAAGGGAATCCCTTCGAATGGGGGGAGGCCCATCAAAAGGCTTTTGACAATATTAAGGaggccctcctctctgctccggCATTGGCGTTACCAGATGTAGCCAAGCCTTTCACCCTGTTTATAGACGAAAGAAAGGGGGTAGCCAGAGGGGTCCTAACTCAGACCTTAGGCCCCTGGAAGAGGCCGGTGGCCTACTTATCCAAGAGACTAGATCCTGTGGCTAGGGGGTGGCCGGGCTGTTTAAGAGCAATTGCAGCCACTGCCCTGCTTGTAAAAGATGCAGACAAGCTCACCTTAGGGCAGAAACTGACTGTAGTGGCTCCGCATGCCCTCGAGAGCATTATCCGGCAACCACCGGACCGGTGGATGTCCAATGCCCGGATGACTCACTACCAGAGCCTCCTGCTAAACGAAGATCGAGTCCACTTCGGGGCTCCGGTGGTCCTCAACCCGGCTACATTATTGCCGGAGGTGAATCCCGAGGGTAAGGAAGTTCTACACTCATGTCACGACATCCTGGCAGAAGAGACGGGACCAAGGAGAGACCTTAAGGATTCTCCCCTGGCAGGGCCTCAGCTTACCTGGTTCACAGATGGCAGTAGCTACCTCCATGAAGGTAAGAGGGTAGCGGGTGCAGCTGTAGTCGATCGAGACCGAACTATCTGGGCTAGCAGCTTGCCCGAAGGAACTTCAGCTCAGAAAGCTGAGTTGATTGCCTTAACTCAGGCCCTCAGGCTTGCAGAGGGCCGCCGAGCCAATATTTTCACTGACAGCCGTTATGCCTTTGCTACTGCTCATGTGCACGGGGCCATATACCATCAGAGAGGCCTTCTCACATCGGCggggaaagagattaagaatAAACAAGAGATCCTTGACCTCCTAGAGGCCGTCCATGCCCCACGGGAAGTAGCCATTATTCACTGTCCCGGCCATCAGAAAGGGACCTCAGAGACAGCCGTGGGAAACAGGAAGGCGGATGCTGAGGCAAGGCAGGCCGCCCTCGGGCCCCGGATATTcgccctggctgctggccccacgGCATTACAGTCAGGAGCCCCCCACTACaccccagaagaagaagaagatctgCTTAAAAGACCAGAGAAATACCATAGGGACAAATTCGGGGTTTGGAGGACCACGGGGGAAAAAATGGTGGTACCAAGGGAAGCGGCCACCGCCTACCTCCGCCAACTACATCGCCTCACCCACCTGGGGGTCAAACACCTCTGTTCCACCAGCCGGGCAACTGGACATTATGTCAGGGGACTCAATCGCCTCGCAGAGGAAGTAGCCAAGCAATGCAAGGCGTGCCAACTGGTGAATATACACCCGTCCCAAGTCGGGGCGGGACAGAGACTGAGGGGAGACCGACCAGGAAGTTACTGGGAGGTAGATTTCACCGAGGTGAAACCTGCCCGATACGGTTACAAATATCTCCTAGTATTTGTAGATACTTTCTCAGGTTGGGTAGAAGCCTTTCCTACCAAGAGGGAGACTGCAACCGTGGTCGCCAAGA ATCTTAGAAGACATCTTCCCCCGGTTTGGAATTCCAAAGGTAATTGGATCAGACAACGGTCCGGCCTTCGTTGCCCAGGTAAGTAA